A genomic window from Haladaptatus caseinilyticus includes:
- a CDS encoding Hvo_1808 family surface protein has protein sequence MRGLGAVVVVLLVCAAPVIAVAGVGNDWGNANVAEADVPTRSDADTTVKVHQRPDPRSDVIGWENGYWHNESIAVNQDDGLTNAERKAYVGRAMARVEFIRNQEFKRPVQVEPLPRKQYEGMVRSQVRSQYTPSQRAWENQIWEALFVTGEKSDSARQRMQLFQQRVAGFYIPSNGQIYVISDGNLVIDNATLVHELTHALQDQHVGLGSSQFEAQTMDGQRARDGLTEGEAAYVEARYVNRCGNEWSCVEMPGPPQEKTPYRGGRLPEFNLGMQVSIIQPYSDGPAYVASNVESNGWKAVKRQYRNPPKASAQVIDPNAQNGSPTPLKLDGQARNGWKLYGEKGENGSETVGETGIYTMFWYQGRAYDNAVIDWQSFENPESGKFDVFNYTSVPSDGWSNDRIWPYHKGDKRGYVWRTAWESNRDAAEFQGAYRDLLRGQNATQVAPDTWVVKNGPFADAFRIVRNGRTVTIVNAPTKEDLRDVRPGTETIRSKSKR, from the coding sequence ATGCGAGGACTGGGGGCGGTCGTCGTCGTTTTGCTCGTCTGTGCGGCGCCAGTGATCGCGGTGGCTGGCGTCGGTAACGACTGGGGGAATGCGAACGTCGCGGAAGCAGACGTTCCGACTAGGAGCGACGCGGACACCACCGTGAAAGTCCACCAACGACCAGACCCTCGGTCGGACGTAATCGGCTGGGAGAACGGCTATTGGCACAACGAAAGTATCGCGGTAAATCAGGATGACGGTCTGACGAACGCCGAGCGGAAAGCCTACGTGGGTCGAGCGATGGCTCGCGTCGAATTCATCCGGAATCAGGAGTTCAAACGGCCCGTACAGGTCGAACCGCTGCCGCGAAAACAGTATGAGGGAATGGTTCGCTCGCAAGTGCGGAGCCAGTATACGCCATCCCAACGCGCGTGGGAGAACCAGATCTGGGAGGCGTTGTTCGTTACGGGTGAAAAATCCGACTCGGCACGCCAACGGATGCAGCTCTTTCAACAGCGCGTCGCCGGATTCTACATCCCCAGTAATGGTCAAATTTACGTCATCTCCGACGGAAACCTCGTCATCGATAACGCGACGCTGGTACACGAACTCACACACGCGCTACAGGACCAACACGTCGGATTGGGGTCCTCGCAGTTCGAAGCCCAAACGATGGACGGTCAGCGAGCGCGAGACGGATTGACCGAGGGTGAAGCGGCCTACGTCGAGGCGCGATACGTGAATCGGTGCGGAAACGAGTGGAGCTGTGTCGAGATGCCTGGGCCACCACAAGAGAAGACGCCATATCGCGGCGGGCGACTTCCGGAGTTCAACCTCGGCATGCAGGTCAGCATTATCCAACCGTACTCCGACGGCCCTGCGTACGTCGCGTCCAATGTCGAATCGAACGGGTGGAAGGCGGTCAAACGGCAGTACCGGAATCCACCGAAGGCCTCCGCACAGGTCATCGACCCGAACGCACAGAACGGTTCGCCGACGCCCCTCAAACTCGACGGGCAGGCTCGAAACGGGTGGAAACTCTACGGCGAAAAAGGGGAAAACGGGTCGGAGACGGTCGGTGAAACCGGAATCTATACCATGTTTTGGTATCAGGGGCGTGCGTACGACAATGCGGTCATCGACTGGCAGTCGTTCGAAAATCCGGAATCGGGCAAGTTCGACGTGTTCAACTACACCAGCGTGCCGTCCGATGGGTGGTCGAACGACCGAATCTGGCCGTACCACAAGGGCGACAAGCGCGGTTACGTCTGGCGAACTGCGTGGGAGTCAAATCGGGACGCTGCAGAGTTTCAGGGCGCCTACCGTGACCTCCTCCGTGGACAGAACGCGACGCAAGTCGCTCCTGATACGTGGGTCGTCAAAAACGGTCCGTTCGCTGATGCCTTCCGCATCGTTCGTAACGGCCGGACCGTGACGATAGTAAACGCCCCGACGAAAGAGGATTTACGCGACGTCCGGCCGGGCACCGAAACCATTCGTTCCAAGTCGAAACGATGA